A region of Triplophysa dalaica isolate WHDGS20190420 chromosome 18, ASM1584641v1, whole genome shotgun sequence DNA encodes the following proteins:
- the qsox1 gene encoding sulfhydryl oxidase 1, translating into MARLRGRATSYYVTETLLKPVTSFLCVVVSFLCVFPVIADAGLYSSSDQIVVLSPDNVDSVLFSSSAALLVEFYATWCGHCVAFSTVWKSLARDIKEWKPAVDLAAIDCADEKNRPVCIRFGITGYPTLKFFPAYSGNTTRGQEFQGFQRDVRGLRHQIIEKLETRDQMWPPACPPLEAASEAEIDSFFQTNSVKHLALVFEKIKSYVGREVTLDLLQYENIAVRRVLDTETSLVSRFNVTDFPSCYLYNSSGNISRLKVLNEARVFYSYALQRLPGVVRTGKVKTPIVDLIKNSTKEEWRPFNKTRVYMSDLESALHYSLRVELAAHIHITGAHLTALKKYIYVLAKYFPGRPSVKSALKAVDSWLQEHKGTDIKYSDFRDVLDSVVQTSDAVLPEEVRWVGCQGSQARYRGYPCSVWNLFHVLTVQAKEIDDSDPLEVLQAMRGYIKSFFGCRTCATHFESMAQENMNKVTSLSAAVLWLWFQHNRVNNRLAGDLSEDPHFPKIQWPPPELCPKCHSVKWTGEHSWKQEEVSAFLQNYFSSDRILSDYMQDETQALIHQRNRLTAARMENEAGRGAERRARDIYPASPTEELQGEEQEEEEEEEPALEEQAGEQYPVGMEGMGVDGKGRTPNRKPWEKPQGEQKREQSPGKPRIVGLKLQKTQEDIVDLDSFVNQHFKAKARSVASMSSVVRQRSLQKQDDTEDFQFERDWRVKRDLGNQEQNLGVGVRIEPYPRPQNKHWMSLLSVGFSRLDVSLCLLLYLLSSMFLIAMYKYFKLRVKLRRAKVSLP; encoded by the exons ATGGCGCGGCTTAGGGGCCGTGCCACGTCTTATTACGTGACAGAAACGCTATTAAAGCCTGTAACCTCTTTCCTATGTGTTGTTGTTtcgtttctttgtgtttttcctgtCATTGCAGACGCCGGTCTGTACAGCTCGTCGGATCAGATTGTTGTTTTATCTCCGGATAATGTGGATTCTGTGCTGTTTTCCTCCAGCGCGGCTCTGCTGGTGGAGTTTTACGCGACGTGGTGCGGACACTGTGTCGCTTTCTCAACCGTTTGGAAAAGCCTTGCCAGGGATATCAAAG AATGGAAGCCTGCTGTGGATCTGGCTGCGATTGATTGTGCCGATGAAAAAAACAGACCAGTTTGTATCAGATTTGGAATTACCGGATATCCCACTCTAAAG tTCTTCCCTGCTTACTCGGGCAATACGACCCGAGGGCAAGAGTTCCAAG GATTCCAAAGGGACGTGAGAGGACTTCGGCACCAGATTATCGAGAAATTGGAAACGCGTGACCAGATGTGGCCACCTGCTTGTCCACCTTTAGAGGCAGCAAG TGAGGCAGAGATAGACAGCTTCTTTCAGACCAACAGTGTCAAACATCTGGCTCTTGTGTTTGAGAAAATAAAGTCTTATGTGGGAAGAGAG GTGACGTTGGACTTATTGCAGTATGAGAACATAGCTGTGCGAAGGGTTTTGGACACGGAGACAAGTCTGGTGTCCAGGTTTAATGTGACTGATTTTCCTTCCTGTTACTTGTACAACTCGTCTGGAAACATCTCTAGACTAAAAGT GCTCAATGAAGCACGTGTGTTCTACTCGTATGCCCTCCAGAGGCTGCCGGGAGTTGTGAGGACGGGCAAAGTGAAAACTCCCATCGTTGATCTCATCAAGAACTCAACCAAAGAGGAGTGGAGGCCGTTTAACAA GACACGTGTTTATATGTCTGATCTGGAATCAGCTCTCCACTATTCTCTGCGCGTAGAGCTGGCTGCTCACATCCACATTACTGGAGCTCATCTGACTGCTCTTAAAAAGTACATCTATGTGCTGGCTAAG TATTTCCCAGGTCGTCCATCTGTAAAGAGTGCATTGAAGGCTGTGGACAGCTGGTTACAAGAACACAAGGGCACAGACATCAAATACAGCGATTTTAGAGATGTGCTGGACAGTGTTGTACAG ACGAGTGACGCTGTGTTGCCAGAAGAAGTGCGATGGGTGGGCTGCCAGGGGTCTCAGGCCCGTTACCGTGGTTACCCCTGCTCTGTGTGGAACCTGTTCCATGTCCTCACAGTGCAGGCTAAAGAAATTGATGATTCAG ACCCGCTGGAGGTGTTGCAGGCAATGAGAGGGTACATCAAAAGTTTTTTCGGCTGCAGGACGTGCGCGACTCACTTTGAGAGTATGGCTCAGGAGAACATGAATAAGGTGACCTCACTATCTGCTGCCGTCCTCTGGCTGTGGTTTCAACACAACCGTGTCAACAACCGCTTGGCAG GAGATCTTAGCGAAGACCCACATTTCCCCAAGATTCAGTGGCCGCCTCCAGAGTTGTGTCCCAAATGTCACAGTGTGAAGTGGACCGGCGAGCACAGCTGGAAGCAGGAGGAGGTGTCTGCTTTCCTCCAAAACTACTTTTCCTCCGATCGCATCCTATCGGACTACATGCAGGACGAGACCCAAGCTCTCATCCATCAGAGAAACAGGCTCACGGCCGCACGGATGGAGAATGAAGCAGGCCGTGGGGCAGAAAGAAGGGCTCGAGACATTTATCCTGCTTCTCCGACCGAAGAACTTCAGGGAGAGGAacaggaggaagaggaggaggaagaaccgGCCCTGGAGGAACAGGCTGGTGAGCAGTACCCTGTCGGGATGGAGGGAATGGGGGTTGACGGAAAGGGCCGGACCCCTAACCGGAAACCTTGGGAGAAGCCACAGGGAGAGCAGAAGCGGGAGCAGTCCCCAGGCAAGCCAAGAATTGTGGGCCTGAAGCTACAGAAGACTCAGGAGGACATAGTAGACTTGGACTCCTTTGTCAATCAACACTTTAAAGCTAAAGCTCGTAGTGTTGCGTCCATGTCCAGTGTGGTGCGACAGAGGAGTCTACAAAAGCAGGATGATACGGAGGACTTCCAGTTTGAGAGAGATTGGAGGGTGAAGCGAGATCTTGGCAATCAGGAACAGAACCTCGGTGTTGGGGTCAGGATAGAGCCGTACCCCAGACCCCAAAACAAGCATTGGATGTCACTGCTTAGTGTGGGATTCTCAAGACTAGATGTGAGCTTGTGTCTCCTGCTGTATCTTCTCTCTTCCATGTTTCTGATAGCCATGTATAAGTATTTTAAATTGAGGGTTAAACTGCGACGTGCTAAGGTGTCTCTACCTTAG